The Leptospira bouyouniensis genome has a segment encoding these proteins:
- the ppk1 gene encoding polyphosphate kinase 1, producing MSSNSTKGLGIYRIFSFPNPRIMTASPTEKIELGNQNIFFDRELSWVDFNYRVLEESFDKENPLLERLKFLCITESNLDEFFMVRVAGLLNLKNAGIEEKSLNGKRTSETIAELYSKVNQFVKKQYESLDEILIELKENKIVVVQDPSELAGEDIQFVKNYYKREVSSILTPLAIDPSHPFPHILNRTLNLGITLYSDDDKSKVKELFAIVQVPSVLPRFLQLPPNKESDKRRYFPLEEIIKLHLGDLFYGMNVKQIHTFKIVRDADISINEEQNIGDLLTTMKNELKNRMWGDAVRLDVHAGAGHIKELLRDLLELEEYQVMEIPTLLSLNDMMFFQSLEKTSHLKYSYPVPKSGFAAKKSESIFSEIRKNDHLLHHPYESFKSIEDMLKIASQDPKVLAIKMTLYRTSGDSPIIQYLGEAAENGKQVTVLVELKARFDEERNIRWAKKLEDSGVHVVYGVVGLKIHCKMLLIVRREDDKLNRYVHLGTGNYNSTTARFYTDISLFTANPEITEDVAILFNTITSSGKMPRLSKIYAAPTFLKEEFLRLIQRETDNAKSGKQARVIFKMNSLVDPDVILKLYEASQAGVKIDLIIRGICCLRPGIPGVSDRINVRSIVGRYLEHSRIYSFENGGKPEVFLASADCMPRNFLRRIEVMFPILQDKHKKRIAKILELLLRDNTQARILESDGTYTRLTPGDDDPAVNSQIDMVDI from the coding sequence ATGTCGTCGAATTCTACAAAAGGATTAGGAATTTACAGAATTTTTTCCTTCCCAAATCCTAGAATTATGACTGCTAGCCCTACAGAAAAAATAGAACTGGGGAACCAAAATATCTTCTTCGACCGCGAACTTTCCTGGGTCGACTTCAATTACCGTGTACTCGAAGAATCCTTTGATAAAGAAAATCCACTCCTCGAACGCCTTAAATTTTTATGCATCACCGAGTCCAATTTGGATGAGTTTTTTATGGTGCGAGTAGCGGGACTTCTCAACTTAAAAAATGCTGGGATCGAAGAAAAAAGCCTAAATGGCAAACGAACCTCTGAAACCATTGCTGAACTTTATTCTAAAGTGAATCAATTTGTGAAAAAACAATATGAATCATTGGATGAGATCTTAATCGAGCTAAAAGAGAACAAAATTGTAGTGGTGCAAGACCCTAGTGAACTTGCAGGTGAAGACATTCAGTTTGTGAAAAATTATTACAAACGTGAAGTATCATCGATACTCACTCCACTTGCAATTGATCCTTCACATCCTTTTCCACATATTTTAAATCGTACACTCAATTTAGGAATCACTTTATATTCAGATGATGATAAAAGTAAAGTAAAGGAATTATTTGCAATCGTACAAGTGCCAAGTGTATTACCAAGATTTTTGCAATTACCTCCAAACAAAGAGAGCGACAAAAGAAGATACTTTCCACTCGAAGAAATCATTAAACTACACTTAGGTGATTTGTTCTATGGAATGAATGTAAAACAAATTCATACGTTCAAAATTGTTAGGGATGCAGATATCTCGATCAACGAAGAACAAAATATCGGCGATCTTCTCACCACGATGAAAAATGAATTAAAAAACAGAATGTGGGGAGATGCAGTTCGTTTAGATGTTCATGCAGGTGCTGGCCACATTAAAGAACTATTGAGAGACTTGTTGGAATTGGAAGAATATCAGGTAATGGAGATTCCCACCTTACTCAGCTTAAACGATATGATGTTTTTTCAAAGTTTAGAAAAAACAAGCCACCTAAAATATTCTTATCCAGTTCCAAAGTCTGGATTTGCAGCAAAAAAAAGTGAGTCCATATTTTCTGAAATACGAAAAAACGATCACCTGCTCCATCATCCATACGAAAGTTTTAAATCCATAGAAGATATGTTAAAGATTGCAAGCCAAGACCCAAAAGTCCTTGCGATTAAAATGACTTTGTATCGAACTTCAGGTGATTCACCCATCATACAATACTTAGGTGAAGCGGCCGAGAATGGAAAACAAGTTACGGTTCTTGTGGAACTCAAAGCAAGATTTGATGAAGAAAGGAACATCCGCTGGGCGAAAAAATTAGAAGATAGCGGAGTACACGTAGTGTATGGAGTGGTGGGTCTCAAAATCCATTGTAAAATGTTACTGATTGTCAGACGAGAAGATGACAAACTCAATCGTTACGTACATCTTGGGACAGGAAATTACAACTCAACAACAGCAAGATTTTACACTGATATCAGTTTGTTTACAGCAAACCCAGAAATCACAGAAGATGTTGCGATACTCTTCAATACAATTACAAGTTCAGGAAAAATGCCTAGATTATCCAAAATTTATGCAGCTCCTACATTCCTAAAAGAAGAGTTTTTAAGGCTCATCCAAAGAGAAACAGATAATGCAAAATCAGGAAAACAAGCACGAGTGATTTTTAAAATGAACTCACTCGTTGACCCTGACGTCATCTTAAAACTTTATGAAGCCTCCCAAGCGGGAGTTAAAATTGACTTAATCATTCGAGGAATATGTTGTTTGCGCCCTGGAATTCCAGGTGTTTCGGATCGAATCAATGTTCGTTCGATAGTTGGTAGGTACTTAGAACATTCTAGAATTTATAGCTTCGAAAATGGCGGAAAACCAGAAGTATTTCTCGCTTCTGCTGACTGTATGCCGAGGAACTTCCTTCGTCGAATTGAAGTTATGTTTCCTATCTTACAAGATAAACATAAAAAACGAATCGCAAAAATATTGGAACTACTGCTTCGCGACAATACACAAGCTCGCATATTGGAATCAGACGGAACCTACACAAGACTCACGCCAGGTGATGATGATCCTGCTGTGAATTCACAAATTGATATGGTTGATATCTAA